The Daphnia carinata strain CSIRO-1 chromosome 2, CSIRO_AGI_Dcar_HiC_V3, whole genome shotgun sequence genome has a segment encoding these proteins:
- the LOC130686787 gene encoding rac GTPase-activating protein 1-like, which produces MENNSNMSLLAQFDDACMRDFDLHGCDNEFLEFALGQDECRNMWLEAERNVQIMHSKINEAQKLTSKLELLNHHVTMLLKDEVKVRTAIQEDIRECHSQFDLIRDCLSSESDLKDEFREKLHSLSVGRYPHLMTNAAARPIDKMDTITEVNSAEIDSLMGLSDKSSSGQTESDLELSGIVRSHRELKCSNKKFSELVPSNIPTSEQQTSKHAKNVGPITTIGEHKQCIVATTTVSFSIQTGTTVASTMIESNPGSNSDEFHNMKVIKEHQMKRQVIVNKTENCNPCGLRIKFGKSAVRCIDCGLICHMDCVVSMPTCCNPQNPEIGDKRREITSSDKKVLRFFTSPSTKK; this is translated from the exons ATGGAGAACAATAGTAATATGTCATTACTAGCCCAGTTTGATGATGCCTGCATGAGAGATTTTGATCTTCACGGATGTGATAATG AGTTTTTGGAATTTGCTCTTGGGCAAGATGAATGCCGAAATATGTGGCTAGAAGCTGAAAGGAATGTGCAAATTATGCACAGCAAAATTAATGAAGCACAAAAGTTGACTTCAAAATTGGAATTGCTTAACCATCATGTTACTATGTTGTTGAAAGATGAAGTCAAAGTAAGAACTGCTATTCAAGAGGATATTCGAGAATGT CATAGCCAGTTTGACTTGATTCGTGACTGCCTATCCAGTGAAAGTGATTTGAAAGATGAGTTCAGAGAAAAACTGCACAGTCTCAGTGTGGGTCGCTATCCGCATTTGATGACCAACGCTGCTGCCCGTCCCATAGACAAGATGGATACCATAACTGAAGTAAATAGCGCTGAAATTGATTCGTTAATGGGTTTAAGCGATAAATCCAGCAGTGGGCAAACTGAGAGCGACCTTGAACTGTCCGGTATAGTAAGATCCCATAGAGAGCTCAAGTGCTCGAATAAAAAATTCTCAGAATTGGTGCCAAGCAATATTCCTACTTCTGAACAACAGACTTCAAAACACGCAAAGAACGTCGGC CCTATAACAACAATTGGTGAACACAAGCAATGCATTGTGGCAACTACTACAGTTTCGTTTTCTATACAAACGGGTACAACTGTGGCCAGTACAATGATCGAAAGCAATCCAGGATCAAATAGTGATGAATTTCATAATATGAAAGTCATTAAAGAGCATCAAATGAAACGGCAGGTTATCGTCAACAAAACAGAGAACTGCAACCCATGTGGTCTTCG GATCAAATTTGGCAAATCTGCAGTGAGGTGCATAGATTGTGGCTTGATTTGTCATATGGATTGCGTAGTCTCCATGCCGACATGTTGTAATCCACAGAATCCCGAAATAGGAGATAAACGTCGAGAAATAACCTCGTCGGACAA gAAAGTTTTGCGATTTTTCACATCGCCCTCAACGAAAAAGTGA
- the LOC130687135 gene encoding uncharacterized transporter YutK-like yields MERDSDTKTPIHVDNVPTFAAKDFELPAKSDTQWNAAASDDELPKESCEFVGNALEKLWVALGDFFSERSAVARSIFYIIFAILYNVYFVASVHYSIHNGIPMDWCDGVGFLIVITLTVYLGLFYFQIVKKFWGKSLNRAVMKPAGKAFDRAWKYSWIRYGFYLVLLAGLLTFLILDTADERVRLQSFGGLLIFLLLGWIFSKYPSRVIWRHVVWGMALQLIFGLIVLRWDFGRRTFECLGSKFSLLLDYSVAGSEFVYGYLASDQNASGIALGTIFAFRILSVIYFFSFLINLLYYYGAMQWTVEKLGWLLQISVGTTAAESMNAAANIFLGQTEAPLLIKPFLSKMTKSEIHAVFTAGFATIAGSDLAAYTAFGISASQLLSASVMAAPAALAVSKLLYPETEKSQTKARDIKVPKGSEANALDAAAQGAAMAVLMVAHVIANLIAFLAFIAFLNGVISWFGNLLGVPYITFEWILSKLFIPIAWLMGVPSSECYLVANLVAIKTVVNEFAAYGKLSEYIAQGAISKRSETIATFALCGYANPGSIGAQIGTLSAMAPGRQSDFAQVAFRAFVAGSMANFMNACVAGALISTDSMSINDHLFK; encoded by the exons ATGGAACGGGATTCGGATACGAAGACGCCGATCCACGTTGACAATGTGCCAACGTTTGCTGCCAAGGACTTTGAATTACCAGCAAAAAGTGACACGCAGTGGAATGCAGCGGCCAGTGATGACGAATTACCAAAAGAATCCTGTGAATTTGTTGGAAATGCTTTGGAGAAATTGTGGGTTGCATTAGGCGATTTCTTCTCGGAAAGATCAGCTGTTGCTCGTAGTATTTTCTACATCATCTTCGCTATTCTTTACAATGTTTACTTCGTTGCCAGTGTTCACTATTCCATCCACAATGGCATCCCGATGGATTGGTGCGACGGAGTCGGTTTCCTTATCGTCATTACGCTCACCGTTTATTTAGGCCTGTTTTACTTTCAAATTGTTAAGAAGTTTTGGGGCAAATCACTTAATCGAGCAGTCATGAAGCCGGCAGGAAAGGCATTCGACCGGGCATGGAAATACAG TTGGATTCGATACGGTTTTTACCTCGTCCTATTGGCTGGATTGTTAACCTTCTTAATTCTTGACACGGCGGATGAACGAGTTCGATTGCAATCCTTTGGTGGACTGCTTATCTTCTTGCTACTTGGATGGATCTTCTCCAAATATCCATCTAGA GTGATCTGGAGACATGTTGTATGGGGCATGGCACTGCAGTTGATCTTTGGTCTTATCGTTTTACGATGGGATTTCGGCCGGAGAACATTTGAATGTTTAGGTAGCAAATTTTCTCTCCTTCTGGATTATTCCGTTGCTGGATCAGAGTTCGTTTATGGCTACCTCGCCAGTGATCAAAATGCTTCCGGAATAGCGTTGGGAACCATTTTTGCTTTCAGA ATCTTGTCGGTCATCTACTTTTTTAGTTTCTTGATCAACCTCCTCTATTATTACGGTGCAATGCAATGGACAGTAGAGAAACTCGGATGGCTTCTACAAATTTCAGTTGGCACAACAGCCGCCGAGTCGATGAACGCGGCCGCCAATATCTTTTTAGGCCAG ACGGAAGCTCCACTCCTGATTaaaccttttctttccaaGATGACGAAATCAGAAATTCACGCCGTTTTCACAGCGGGATTCGCAACAATAGCAG GATCTGATTTGGCGGCGTACACTGCTTTTGGAATTAGTGCTTCGCAGTTACTCAGTGCATCTGTCATGGCCGCACCGGCTGCTCTTGCTGTATCTAAATTGCTCTACcctgaaacagaaaaatcgCAAACGAAAGCTCGTGACATTAAAGTGCCAAAAGG ATCCGAAGCTAATGCTCTTGATGCAGCAGCACAAGGTGCTGCTATGGCAGTGTTAATGGTAGCTCACGTGATCGCAAATTTAATTGCCTTCTTAGCGTTTATTGCTTTCCTTAATGGAGTTATCTCTTGGTTCGGTAACCTTCTTGGAGTACCCTACATAACATTTGAA TGGATTCTGAGTAAACTCTTCATTCCAATAGCTTGGTTGATGGGTGTTCCATCATCTGAATGTTATCTCGTTGCAAATCTGGTGGCAATTAAAACAGTTGTCAATGAATTCGCTGCTTATGGAAAACTTTCTGAATATATTGCACAGGGCGCCATCtcg AAACGATCTGAAACTATAGCTACTTTTGCTTTATGTGGTTATGCAAATCCCGGTTCGATTGGAGCCCAAATTGGCACTTTATCTGCAATGGCTCCCGGACGACAATCAGATTTTGCTCAAGTTGCTTTTCGTGCATTCGTTGCTGGAAGTATGGCGAATTTCATGAACGCCTGTGTTGCTG GTGCTTTAATTTCAACTGACAGCATGTCCATCAACGatcatttgtttaaataa
- the LOC130686965 gene encoding glutamate receptor ionotropic, kainate 2-like, whose protein sequence is MSYSLMDKETQLLVERNFSLTREIHECTQTNEFEGNQSNHLVNNFNPSKDVDLLLGKKLRLTLLEEPPFVIFERHPNGSIIGYKGYCYEIVRLLQTMYNLTYEFILPSDHSFGKEMPNGSWNGMIGMVVEQVVDIGLGPFSVTHSRSKVVDFSVGFYEDGNAILIPPAAEENRLLACTKPFRLETWLTLLSFAIILPIILWHYSNLFAIHYQERRSTLTKQYLFILGVLIGQSGQKLPSVGFSSRSLGAIWCLNSVVFASAYIGILMSFLRFPKLLPIINQLEELPGSHLKWVVQRGTALDTLFLEATTGVYKTIGDGLLNPQRGSLINVNEDGAHHVTSGSYAYIAGKSNLESLMYDDYTRTGICRLSIAQQEFFKINVAFAFPKNSPLKPFMDKKILQMVEAGLGIYWKKLYWPPSDGKCGKVKQSGPKSLSLIDLQGAFIILAIGSGIAFIIFLIERFPPLSIICNLIS, encoded by the exons ATGTCCTATTCATTGATGGATAAAGAAACACAATTGCTGGTTGAAAGAAACTTCAG tcTGACTAGAGAAATCCATGAATGCACTCAAACAAATGAGTTTGAAGGGAATCAATCTAATCATCTAGTCAATAATTTTAATCCTTCAAAGGATGTCGACTTGCTCCTAGGAAAAAAGCTGCGATTGACTTTACTGGAA GAACCACCTTTTGTGATTTTCGAACGTCATCCAAACGGAAGTATTATTGGGTATAAAGGATACTGTTATGAAATAGTCCGCTTACTGCAAACCATGTACAACCTCAC ATATGAATTCATACTGCCCAGCGATCATTCATTCGGTAAGGAAATGCCGAATGGAAGTTGGAATGGGATGATTGGAATGGTCGTTGAACAG GTCGTTGATATCGGTCTAGGTCCGTTCTCTGTCACGCACTCCCGATCTAAAGTCGTTGATTTTTCTGTGGGATTCTACGAAGATGGAAATGCTATCCTTATCCCACCAGCAGCAGAAGAGAACCGTTTACTCGCTTGCACGAAACCATTCCGTCTAGAG ACTTGGCTTACCTTGTTGTCGTTTGCGATTATTCTACCCATCATCCTCTGGCActattcaaatttgtttgccATTCATTACCAAGAGAGACGTTCAACATTGACTAAGCAATACTTGTTCATCCTTGGAGTCCTCATTGGCCAGT CTGGACAGAAACTGCCCTCTGTAGGATTTTCTTCACGTTCCCTTGGTGCTATTTGGTGTTTGAATTCTGTTGTGTTTGCAAGTGCTTACATTGGGATCCTCATGTCTTTCCTACGTTTTCCTAAACTCTTACCCATCATCAACCAACTAGAAGAACTTCCAGGATCTCATCTCAAATGGGTTGTACAAAGAGGAACAGCTTTGGACACCCTTTTTCTT GAAGCTACAACCGGAGTGTACAAGACTATCGGAG ATGGATTATTGAACCCCCAACGTGGATCCTTGATTAATGTTAACGAGGATGGTGCCCATCACGTTACAAGTGGAAGCTACGCTTACATTGCG GGAAAATCAAATCTCGAGTCACTAATGTATGATGATTATACTCGTACGGGTATTTGCCGATTAAGTATTGCCCAGCAAGAATTTTTCAAGATCAATGTCGCATTCGCTTTCCCGAAAAACAGTCCTCTGAAACCATTTATGGATAAAAA GATTCTGCAGATGGTGGAAGCCGGTCTTGGTATTTACTGGAAGAAGCTTTATTGGCCGCCATCAGATGGTAAATGCGGAAAAGTTAAACAATCCGGGCCCAAAAGTCTCAGTCTGATTGATTTGCAAGGAGCTTTCATCATTTTAGCCATTGGAAGTGGAATAGCATTCATTATCTTCTTAATTGAACGCTTTCCTCCTCTCTCAATCATTTGTAACTTGATATcttaa
- the LOC130687138 gene encoding solute carrier family 28 member 3-like — MELGKVNVGLEIDEEQSLPLDSHESNYGTLHIPHLTIHRDDDHASLSRKKEKPKIVIPEETDEEVDQSCTFIGNALEKFWIYLNDFATRREQLVRGLIYVILAILYNAYFVASVYYSIKNGIPMDWCGGVGLLIILTVISYVGLFYFQIVKKFWGESIDQKVLQPIDRSFDRVWKYRLVQYGIYVAIIAALIVFLVIDTADDRYRLISFLGLIIFLLLGWIFSKHPSKVKWRHVTWGVALQFIFGLIVLRWDFGRQVIQCLGDKITVFLDYSNAGSGFVYGYLVTDSNMAGITLGTVFAFRILSVIFFFSFFVSILYYYGIMQWVVQKIGWLLQISIGTTAAESMNAAGNIFLGQTEAPLLIRPLLPQMTKSELHAVMTGGFATIAGGVLAAFISFGISASHLLSASVMSAPAALAFSKLFYPESEKSQTKAGDVKIPKGTEANALDAAAQGAANAVFLVLNIIGNLIAFLAFIAFLNGIISWFGGLLGAPYVTFEYIMGKIFIPVAWLMGVPAAECDLVANLVALKTIVNEFAAYSKLSEYIAQGIISKRAETISTYALCGFSNPGSIGTQIAALSTMAPDRQSDLAQVAFRAFVAGSAACFMTACIAGTLISSPSDIPATTAFPPSTFSFTPNMTALL; from the exons ATGGAACTGGGAAAAGTAAACGTCGGACTAGAGATTGATGAAGAACAAAGCCTTCCACTCGATTCACATGAATCAAATTACGGCACGCTACACATACCACATTTGACTATTCACCGTGATGACGACCACGCCAGTCTTTcgcgaaaaaaggaaaaaccgaAGATTGTCATACCCGAAGAAACTGATGAAGAGGTTGATCAATCGTGCACCTTCATCGGAAAcgcattggaaaaattttggATCTACTTGAACGATTTTGCCACGAGAAGAGAGCAGTTGGTTCGCGGGTTAATCTACGTGATATTGGCCATTCTTTACAACGCATACTTTGTAGCCAGCGTCTATTATTCGATTAAAAATGGCATACCGATGGATTGGTGCGGAGGTGTTGGTTTGCTAATCATACTCACCGTCATCAGCTACGTGggtctcttttattttcaaattgtcaAGAAATTCTGGGGCGAATCCATCGATCAAAAGGTTTTGCAACCCATTGATAGGTCGTTTGATCGCGTTTGGAAATACCG gCTGGTCCAGTATGGAATTTACGTAGCAATAATAGCTGCATTGATTGTGTTCCTTGTTATTGATACGGCTGACGATCGATATCGACTCATCTCGTTTCTTGGTTTAATTATTTTCCTGCTTCTCGGTTGGATCTTTTCTAAACATCCGTCCAAA GTGAAATGGAGACATGTGACCTGGGGCGTGGCGCTTCAgttcatttttggtttgattGTGTTACGATGGGATTTTGGTCGCCAGGTCATTCAATGTCTAGGCGATAAAATCACCGTGTTCCTGGATTATTCCAATGCCGGATCAGGCTTTGTCTATGGCTATTTAGTAACCGACAGCAATATGGCGGGGATCACGCTAGGAACGGTCTTTGCCTTTcga atacTCTCTGTAATCTTCTTCTTTAGCTTCTTCGTCAGTATTCTCTACTACTACGGGATCATGCAGTGGGTGGTCCAGAAAATCGGATGGCTTTTGCAGATCTCTATCGGAACAACAGCCGCTGAGTCCATGAATGCTGCTGGAAACATTTTTCTAGGTCAG aCGGAAGCTCCATTGTTAATCAGGCCGCTTCTTCCTCAAATGACAAAATCTGAACTTCATGCCGTCATGACGGGCGGATTCGCTACCATAGCAG GTGGAGTTCTCGCTGCATTTATTAGTTTCGGAATCAGCGCTTCCCATTTATTGTCGGCTTCCGTGATGTCTGCACCAGCCGCTTTGGCTTTTTCCAAACTGTTCTATCCTGAGTCGGAAAAATCGCAAACTAAAGCCGGAGATGTAAAAATCCCCAAAGG AACAGAGGCCAACGCCCTTGATGCAGCAGCGCAGGGAGCTGCAAACGCAGTCTTTTTAGTACTTAATATCATAGGCAATCTTATAGCATTTTTAGCTTTTATCGCCTTCCTTAATGGAATCATATCTTGGTTCGGTGGTCTCCTCGGTGCTCCATACGTTACCTTTGAG TACATAATGGGTAAAATCTTCATTCCTGTCGCCTGGTTGATGGGCGTTCCAGCAGCCGAATGTGATCTAGTCGCCAATCTTGTGGCACTCAAGACGATCGTAAATGAGTTTGCGGCATACAGCAAGTTATCCGAGTATATAGCGCAAGGAATCATATCG AAAAGAGCCGAAACAATCTCCACGTATGCATTGTGTGGCTTCTCCAATCCTGGATCGATTGGAACACAGATTGCCGCATTGTCTACCATGGCTCCCGATCGACAGTCTGATCTGGCACAAGTTGCTTTCAGAGCTTTTGTAGCCGGTAGCGCTGCTTGTTTCATGACTGCCTGTATTGCAg GTACACTAATATCTTCTCCTTCAGACATTCCAGCAACAACTGCCTTCCCACCTTCCACCTTTTCATTTACACCCAACATGACGGCCCTATTGTGA
- the LOC130687139 gene encoding rac GTPase-activating protein 1-like codes for MDSSTQITMLARQFDDLCKGFTNLIEDFRRYALNQENCQIKWLEAEDEVRHLKNQLSDANQMNSKLQAQYHQTTALLKNEVKVRTHLQEEKKTLEKKLKSSKERNHSTEKNENSNEPTKKNRHSMPGICPSRDWLCNETDSNSVGTPSVISEISNEGTTRGNELPTSSARSSRASSRGSRPSNMDSFITSDGGFKRRSRRDGILDNSCSERLIATTTVSIPIKGGPITATSVIETSPETNQMTEEINTSFGKKRRVRIDSIQQLENEPDVAPSAPSQSLLEPPKNRFIMNETSPTVNGRRSTSVPATARLSEGQGPAYLRPMASGGRLSLNQRRHNFSQKTIIKSENCLPCGNRIKFGKLAFKCSDCRATCHVECKTRMPQICVPTTQASISRGLSGTLADFAPLTVPMIPSLIVHCVNEVERRGMKEVAIYRVNGSEKEITDLKDEMVRGKMQPQRLAQINIHVITGALKLFLRTLKEPLITFTLWKSFVGICDLTEEMDIQTALYAMIPELPRPNRDTLAFLILHLQKVADTPECKMLTSSLARVFGPIIIGHSRPNPDVELTLKETKKQACTMEKLLQIPSDYWCRFIVDH; via the exons ATGGATAGCTCAACCCAAATTACTATGCTTGCTAGACAATTTGATGACCTATGCAAGGGTTTCACTAATCTCATTGAAG attttagaAGATATGCTCTGAATCAAGAAAACTGTCAAATAAAATGGCTTGAGGCTGAGGATGAAGTAAGACACTTAAAGAACCAACTAAGTGATGCCAACCAGATGAACTCCAAGTTGCAAGCTCAGTATCATCAAACAACTGCCTTGTTAAAAAATGAAGTTAAAGTGCGCACACATCTtcaagaggaaaagaaaactctG GAAAAGAAACTTAAATCATCAAAAGAAAGGAATcattcaacagaaaaaaatgaaaacagcaATGAACCCACTAAGAAGAATCGTCATTCGATGCCAGGGATATGTCCATCCCGAGACTGGTTATGCAACGAAACTGATTCGAACAGCGTGGGGACACCATCTGTTATTTctgaaatttcaaatgaagGCACAACTCGCGGAAATGAGCTGCCAACATCCAGTGCTCGATCAAGTCGGGCTTCCAGTCGTGGGAGCCGTCCTTCCAATATGGATTCCTTCATCACCAGCGACGGAGGTTTCAAACGGCGCTCTCGACGTGAT gGGATACTTGATAATTCATGCAGCGAACGTCTGATCGCCACGACGACAGTTTCAATACCCATTAAAGGAGGTCCCATCACAGCAACGTCTGTAATCGAAACAAGTCCagaaacaaatcaaatgactgaagaaataaatacttcttttggtaaaaaaCGAAGAGTGCGCATCGACAGTATTCAGCAGTTGGAAAACGAGCCTGATGTCGCCCCAAGTGCACCTTCTCAAA GTTTGTTAGAACCACCTAAAAATAGGTTTATAATGAATGAAACCTCTCCTACAGTAAATGGAAGAAGGAGTACCAGTGTACCTGCAACGGCCCGCCTTTCTGAAGGCCAGGGGCCAGCTTATCTGCGACCCATGGCTTCTGGGGGACGGCTTTCTCTTAACCAACGCCGCCATAATTTTAGTCAAAAAACGATTATTAAATCAGAAAATTGTCTACCCTGTGGAAACAG AATCAAGTTTGGGAAGCTGGCTTTCAAGTGCTCCGATTGCCGGGCTACCTGTCACGTGGAATGCAAGACTCGCATGCCTCAAATTTGTGTTCCTACAACACAGGCCTCCATCAGCAGAGGACTTTCCGGAACCTTGGCTGACTTTGCTCCGCTGACGGTACCGATGATCCCAAGTTTGATTGTTCATTGCGTTAATGAAGTCGAGCGGCGAGGAATGAAAGAAGTAGCAATCTATCGGGTGAATGGTTCCGAAAAAGAGATAACCGATTTAAAG GATGAAATGGTGCGAGGCAAGATGCAACCCCAAAGGCTAGCGCAGATCAATATCCACGTCATTACTGGAGCATTGAAGCTATTTTTACGGACACTCAAAGAACCCCTCATCACTTTCACGCTGTGGAAAAGCTTTGTTGGCATTTGTGATCTCACTGAAGAGATGGATATTCAGACAGCATTATACGCCATGATTCCAGAGCTTCCACGTCCCAACAGAGACACACTTGCCTTTTTGATTCTTCATCTTCAAAA gGTTGCTGATACTCCCGAATGCAAAATGCTGACATCCAGTCTAGCTAGGGTGTTTGGCCCAATTATTATAGGCCACTCCCGTCCTAATCCGGACGTCGAGTTGACTCTAAaggagacaaaaaaacaagcttGC ACTATGGAGAAACTGTTGCAAATTCCGAGTGATTACTGGTGCCGCTTTATCGTGGACCATTAA